The DNA segment ACGGTTAACGGAACCGCTGCTGGCGCCTTCGTCCAACATCGCACTTTGCAACATTGCAAACGCATATTTGCCGTCCGGGCTGACGGCCAAGCCTTCGAAGCCGCGATTGTTGCGTTTGCCGGAGTTGTTGCCGGTATCGGCGGCGTAATTGGCGACGCCGCTGGCGGCATTGCGCGGCATCAGATTGGCCGGTGTGGCGTAGGTTTTGACGACGGCGCCGCTATTGCGGTCGATTTCGTACAGCGACGGGCCGTACTCGTCGGACACCAGTAAATTGCCGTTTTTGGGATTGACCACAATGCCTTCCGGATCGAAAGCGTTACCCAGTGCGTTGGTCGGATTGGGCGCCAAGCCGTTCAGGGCCGCACCGTTTTTGTTGAATTTCAAAGTCTGCGCAATCTGGAAGTTCGAAATCGCACCGGATACCGGATTGATGTCCAGCGTGAAGCGCTGCACCCGAGTTTCGTAGTTCAAGCTGCCGCCGCCCGGACCGCGATCGGACAGGCCCCACCACTCGTTACGGTGGGTGTCGTAATAAATGTCGGAAAAGAAGCCGACCCGGCCGTCGTTGACGCTGCTGCCGAACTGGTCGGCGGTAGCGCCGGAAATTGCCAAACCGTTGACGAAGGTCGGCGCGGCGGAAACGGTATCGGCCAGCAGTAAACCGGCCATCAGCAAACTGGGTGTAACACGCATAACGGATTCCTGAATGGTTGAAAATCTTGTGATCGGATTCTCAACTTTATCCGGCGTTTGTTACATCGGCGTGACGGTTTCCGTCCCCCGACTGCGCTTGGCTCACTATTCACCCGGCCCGGAATACTGATTGCCTTTGCGCTTTTGCGGAGGCTAAACCTGTCGAAAGACGCCCCCTCAGGGCCAATGTCGTTAAGTTTAGGTTTAACCGTTGGGCCTGAGCCCGTCGAAGGGCGAATGGTTAAGCCATTCATGGTTCGACAAGTTCACCACGAGCGGCTTAACTTAACGACATTGCCCTCAGGGCTTGGCCCTATCAGCCCAACGGAATCAAGTGTTGAAACAGGGGCGGGTAAGGAACTCATGGGCACCGAGATAAGCGCTCGTTCAATCCGGGTCAATCGCCGATTTTGAACGCCGTCTGTTGTCCAGAGCGGCCGAGCGATGTTAGCCGGCGAAATCAGATACCTAATTGGGCCGTCCTTTAGCCAACATGTGTATCACTTCCCCGGCAGGTACTGGTTGGCTGAGCAAATATCCCTGAATTTCGTCGCAACCGTAGTCGGCCAGAATATCGAACTGGCCCTGTGTTTCCACGCCTTCGGCAATCACGATCATACTCATTGAGTGGGCAATGTTGATCAACATCTTGACGATTTTTTGATCATTCTCGTCGTGGCATAGATCTTTGATAAAAGAGCGATCGATTTTGAGGTTATCGACCGGCAAATTTTTCAGATAGCTGAGAGAGGAATAACCCGTGCCAAAATCATCAATCGATATTGCAATTCCTCTGCTGCTGAGCCGCTTTAGCGAGGTCAATGCCGCCTGAAAGTTACTCATCAGGGTGGTTTCGGTTACTTCTAATTCCAGTTGCCGCGGCGAAATCTGATACTCCGCAATGATGGCAAAAACCCTGTCAACAAAATCGTCTTGCTTTAGTTGCACCGGGGATAAATTCACCGCAATACAAAGGTCCGAATATCCCAGTTCGCTCCAATACTTCAACTTTTCGCACGCGGCTCGGATCACCCATTCTCCAATCGCGACAATCAAACCCCGCTGCTCGGCAAAATCGATAAACTCGAACGGCGCCAATAGCCCACGGCTAGGGTGCCGCCAACGAATCAAAGCTTCCACCCCGACAATGGTTTTGTTGGCGATGTCCATTTTCGGTTGATAAAACAACTCCCATTCCTGGTTTTGAATCGCGTTGCGTATCTCCTTATCCAGACGCAAATGCCGGATCGACAGATCCTGCATGTGGTTGTCGAAAAACTGGAAACCGGTTTCGGATGTTGTCTTTTTGCAAAAGGTTTTCGCGACAATCGCGTTGTTGATTAAGCTGTCTACCGTACTGGCATCGGCGGGATATACGCTGATGCCGACGTGACTGGTAAGGTAAATACTGGTTTGCTCGACTTCGATCGCCGTCGCCAAGGCCGCCATCAAGCGCTCGACCATCCAAGTGATGACCTCTTTATTAGGCAACTCGGGGATCAAGACCGCAAACACGTCCCCACCGATCCGAGAGAGCGTTAGCCGCGAGATGTCATCGCTTTTTCTGAAGGTAGAATTCAGCCGATTGGCAACTTCTTGCAAAATATGGTCGCCGGCGACACTCCCCAAGGACGCATTAATCATGCCGAACATACCGATATCGACCACGAATATCGCCGCCAAATGACTATAGCGTTGCCCCCGCTCGATGACTTGGCGCACCCGGTCGTAGAACAAAACCTGATTGGGCAAACCGGTCAGTTGGTCATAATGCTTGGAATAATCGAGTTCGCTGGAAATCTGCGACGCGATCAGTTCCAGTTCGTCGACACGGGATTGCAACGCGGAAACGGTGCCGCTTGTGAAAGCGGTATCGTTGCCGGTAGCCGGCTGACTCTCTGGCAGAGGCGTTTCCGGTTTCGCGTTTTCGGAAAACTGATTTTTTAACTGCCAGCGCACCACTCTGTTTCTACCGGATTCCTTGGCAACATAGAGCGCCTCGTCGGCAAACTTGTTCAATTCCGCTGGATCGGTCGGTTTGTCGACAATGCCGGCCACCCCCAGGCTGGCGGTAACCCAGGGTCCATTTTCGAAGCGAGCGGCCGATTCAGCCTTAATCCGCAGACGAATCCGCTCTGCAACCGTAACGGCCTCCTGCACGCTCAAACCGGGCAACACCAGGCAAAATTCCTCGCCGCCATAGCGCCCCACCAAGTCGACCTTGCGGGTATTGGTGGTCAGCACCTCGGCCAGCAGCTTGATGACCACATCTCCGGTCGCATGGCCGTAGTTGTCGTTTACCGCCTTGAAGTGATCAATGTCCACCATGACGCAAGACAGCTCAAGGTCGTTTTGTAAGGCTTCGTTAAAGGATTTATCGAAAAGTTCGAAAAAAGCGCGACGGTTCAAGCAGCCAGTCAGCGAATCGCGGGTCGCGAGAAAATGCAATTCCTTATTCTGCTGTTGGACTTGCGCCTGACTCTCTTCAAGCCTGTTGACCATGGTCTGTAGCCGACTGTTACGCTCCTCCAGCTCCGTAATATCGTCGAGTGTTATCAACACGCCTTGCGCGGTATCGTTCCCACCCCAAATCGGCGAGGCGTTGATCGCAAATTTAAAGCTTTCGCCGTTGGGATTCACCAACTTCAGATGAGCGCCTTTGGAACTTTTCCCTGATTTCAGCACGGTTTGCCAAGGTAAATAAACCTCGGAGTCGGTTTCATCCGCACTTTTCCAATTCAGTTTGGAAGCATTTTTGCCGAGTAAGGCACCGATAGGACTGCCGATTTTCTGCAGCAGCGAGCGATTCGCCAGAACAATTTGCTGCCGCTCGTCGATGATAATGACCCCCTCTGCCAGCGTATCGAAAGCCGCGTTGACCCGATCCGGAATCACGGCACTCGGATCAAGCATTTTTAAAGTTCTGAGCATGAACGCCAGATAAATAAAGAAGCCGACGACCAGAAAAAATATCGCTATTTTAAAGCTGGGGTGTTCAAGAAAATCCGATAACGACTCACCGGATATCGGTACAAATTTAAATTCGATTTCGCCCCATTTTTCAGAATTTCGATAAATTGGAACCACCAAATAAGTCGAGGTCGATTTTTGACTATCGTAATCGCGCCACTCCTGGCTATGGTCCCCAGTTTGAAAAATCAATTCTCCATTCTGGAGCCGAATACCGGAAGATAAAATATCGGAATTACGCTTAATCAATAAATTGAGCATCCTCTCTATTTTTTGAGGATCTTGATCAGCAGCCAAAGTGGAAAACTGAATTGCCAGAGACTCGCTAACATGCTTGCGCGATTCTAATAGAAATTTAGACTTATCAGGCATAAACCCCAGCATTTCCGCTGCAAATAACAAGCAGATTGCCAGCATTACCAATGCAAAACTTATTCGCATTGCCGGCAACAAAACGCCAATGGTATTTTTTACTGAATCCATGATATTAAAAAAACTACGGCAAAATACTAAACCCAAATAAATCGATACTTATTTATCGCTATCTTCCGAGTCGGCCGGGTTTGATGATTGATCTTTTTTGCTTCCGTCTACAGAATCCGCATCTTTCCTGGCGGATCTTAGAACCGGCAAAGGATCAAACCGTTTCAACAACGGCACGGTAGACATAAAGCTCGCCATCAGCGATCCTGCGCGTAGTATCCAGCTCACAAAACCGGCAGTCAGGCTCGCGCTAGTACCCAGTATGATTTTAACGTTTACCGGGTTAGCATCCGCAACGGCGTCAGGATCGCTCATCTGCTGGCGAATGTGATCCAATCTATTCCAAAACTCTATTTCCTCTTGTTCGGAAAGGACAGATTCGGTATCGGTGCTGTATTGCTCCAAAGCGGAGTTTTTTAATTGAAAGTTCTGTTTTCTGACGATATCGCGACGTTGTTCCTGCAATAGATTATCCTGCACATAAGCTGATAACTTGACATTATTTTTGTCAACTTCCGATGAGCCTTGATCCACCGAAACTAAAATATCAACATTATTTATCCCTTCAATCTCATTATTGACTATTTGAGTAACAGCAACACTTTCGCCAAAAACATTATTAACTTGATCGAAAATAGCGGCGGAACTTAGTACTTTATCGCCTACAGACTGCTCGGTTTGATCTTTACGATCCGAACCATTTGTCTGATTGTATCTAATTATTTCACGAAAACCGTTTGTCTTATCATCACTACTTGAGTAGGTAATTTCGGCATTCACCAGGTTAGAACTCGCGCCGCCATCGTTGACGGTGACGCTGAAATTCGGAACCACCTCATTGCCGTCGTCGACAAATTGCACTTGGCCGGCAGCCAACTGGGCGCTACTGAAGCTGGTGACGCTGGCACCGGGGTTACCGGTCAATTGGAAGTAACCGCCACTGACGCTGGAGACTGTGTAAGTGAAGCTGGCGCTATCAGGGTCGCTGACGCCGAAATTGGCGGCACTCAGCGTAACGGTCTGGCCTTGGCTCAAGGTCAGTGTCGCGCTACCGATGACTGGCGCATCGTTGACGCCGGTATAGTTGATCGTCGCGGCCACGGTATTGGATTCCAACGCGCCATCATTGACCGTAACACTGAAGCTCGGCGTCACTTCATCGCCGTCGTCGACAAACTGAATTTGATCGGCGACTAGCTGGGCGGTTGTGAAGCTGGTGATGGCGACCCCTGGATTACTGGCTATTTGGAAATAACCGCCGCTAACATTGCTCACAATATAGCTAAAACTGGTGTTATCCGGATCATTGACGCCAAAGTTGGATGCGGCAAGAGTCACTGTCTGACCTTCGCTTAACGTCATATTGGCACTGCTTAGAACCGGGGCGTTGTCGTTGACATTGGTCACGGCAATGCTAAAGGTCTGACTGTTGGTCGAGCCATCCGAACTGGTCGCCAACACCGTAATGCTGTGGCTGGTGGCGGTCTCGTAATCCAGCAAGCTGCCGTCGGCAACGGTGACGATGCCGGTGCTGCTGTCGATGGCAAAGCGGCCGCCGGCATCGTCGCTGAGGCTGTAACTGATCGTGGCACCGGCATCGGCATCGCTCGCCAGGGCGGTAATGCCGACGACCGTGCCATTGGCGGCGTTCTCACTGATTGTATTGAGAGCAGTATCGCTGTCGGTGATGATGCTGACCGGATTGTCGTTGACATTGGTCACGGCGATGCTGAAGGTCTGACTGTTGGTGGAACCGTCCGAACTGGTTGCCAGTACCGTAATGCTGTGGCTGGTCGCCGTTTCGTAATCCAACAAACTGCCGTCGGCGACGGTGACGACACCCGTACTGCTGTCGATGGCGAAGCGGCCGCCGGCATCGTCGGTCAGGCTGTAGCTGATGGTGGTGCCACTATCGGCATCGGTCGCCAGGGCGGTGATGCCGACCACGGTGCCGTTGGCGGCGTTCTCCGCCACGCTGTTGATCGTGGCGTTGCTGTCCGTGAGGGTGCCGACCGGGTTGTCGTTGAGGTTGCTGAGATTAATCGTAAAGCTTTCAGTATTGGTCGAGCCGTCGGAACTGGTCGCCAACACGGTGATGCTATGGCTGGTGGCGCTCTCATAGTCCAGCAAACTGCCGTCGGCGACGGTGACGACACCGGTGCTGCTGTCGATGGCAAAGCGGCCGCCGGCATCGTCGCTTAGGCTGTAACTGATCGTGGCACCGCTGTCGGCGTCGGTGGCTAGAGCCGTGATGCCTACCACAGTGCCGTTGGCGGCGTTCTCGGCCACACTGTTTGCGGTGGCGTTGCTGTCGCTGACTGTAGAGACCGGGTTGTCGTTCAGGTTGGTGACAGCGATCGTAAAGCTTTGGCTGTTCGATGAACCATCACTGCTGGTTGCCAATACGGTAATGCTATGACTGGTGGCAGTTTCGTAATCCAGTAAACTGCCGTCGGCGACGGTGACGACACCCGTACTGGTGTCGATGGCGAAGCGGCCGCCGGCATCGTCGCTGAGGCTGTAACTGATGGTCGCGCCACTGTCGGCGTCGGTGGCTAGAGCCGTGATGCCGACCACTGCGCCGTTGGCGGCGTTTTCAGTCACGCTGTTGACCGTGGCGTTGCTGTCGGTGACTACGCTGACCGGATTGTCGTTGACATTGGTCACGGCAATGCTGAAGGTCTGACTGTTCGTTGAGCCATCCGAACTGGTCGCCAGCACCGTGACGCTATGGCTGGTGGCGCTCTCATAGTCCAGCAAACTGCCGTCGGCAACGGTGACGACACCGGTACTACTGTCGATGGCGAAGCGGCCGCCGGCATTGTCGCTGAGGCTGTAGCTGATAGACGCGCCGCTGTCGGCGTCGGTGGCCAAGGCGGTGATGCCGACTAACGCGCCATTGGCGGCGTTCTCGGCCACACTGTTGGCGGTGGAGTTGCTGTCGCTGACTGACGAGACCGGGTTGTCGTTGAGGTTGACGACATTGATCGTAAAGCTTTGACTGTTTGTTGAACCGTCGCTGCTGGTCGCCAGCACCGTGATGCTATGACTGGTGGCGGTCTCGTAGTCCAGCAAGCTGCCGTCGGCAACGGTGACGACACCGGTATTGCTGTCGATGGCGAAGCGGCCGCCGGCATTGTCGGTCAGGCTGTAACTGAGCGTGGCGCCGCTGTCGGCGTCGGTCGCCAGGGCGGTGACACCCACGACCGTGCCGCTGGCCGCGTTCTCGGCCACACTGTTTGCGGTGGCGTTGCTGTCGGTGAGGGTGTTGACCGGATTGTCGTTGAGGTTGCTGACAGCGATCGTAAAACTTTGGCTGTTCGTTGAACCGTCGCTGCTGGTCGCCAGCACTGTAATGCTATGGCTGGTGGCGGTCTCGTAATCCAACAAACTGCCGTCGGCGACGGTGATGACACCGGTGCTGCTGTCGATGGCGAAGCGGCCGCCGGCGTTGTCGCTCAGACTGTAGCTGAGCGTCGTGCCACTATCGGCATCGGTCGCCAGGGCGGTGATGCCGACCACGGTGCCGTTGGCGGCGTTCTCCGCCACGCTGTTGATCGTGGCGTTGCTGTCCGTGAGGGTGCCGACCGGGTTGTCGTTGAGGTTGCTGAGATTAATCGTAAAGCTTTCAGTATTGGTCGAGCCGTCGGAACTGGTCGCCAACACGGTGATGCTATGGCTGGTGGCGGTCTCGTAGTCCAGCAAACTGCCATCGGCGACGGTAACCACCCCGGTCGTGCTGTCGATGGCGAAGCGGCCGCCGGCATTATCGGTCAGGCTGTAACTGATCGTGGCACCGGCATCGGCATCGCTGGCCAGAGCCGTGACACCCACCACGGTGCCGGTGGCGGCGTTCTCCGCCACACTGTTGGCCGTGGCGTTGCTGTCGCTGACTGTAGAGACCGGATTGTCATTCAGGTTGCTGACAGCGATCGTAAAGCTTTGGCTGTTCGTAGAACCATCCGAACTGGTCGCTAGCACCGTGATGCTGTGGCTGGTGGCGGTCTCGTAATCCAGCAAACTGCCGTTGGCGACGGTGACGACACCGGTCGTGCTGTCGATGGCGAAGCGGCCACCGGCATTGTCGGTCAGGCTGTAACTGAGCGTGGCACCGGTATCGGCATCGGAGGCCAGGGCGGTAATCCCGACGACCGTGCCATTGGCGGCGTTCTCGCTGATGGTGTTAAGACTGGTATCGCTGTCACTGACAGCGGAGACCGGATTGTCGTTGACATTGGTCACAGCAATGCTGAAGGTCTGACTGTTGGTCGAACCATCCGAACTGGTCGCCAGCACCGTGATGCTGTGGCTGGTGGCGGTCTCGTAATCCAGCAAACTGCCGTTGGCGACGGTGACGACACCGGTCGTGCTGTCGATGGCGAAGCGGCCGCCGGCATTGTCGGTCAGGCTGTAACTGATCGTGGCACCGGTATCGGCATCGGAGGCCAGC comes from the Methylomonas sp. EFPC3 genome and includes:
- a CDS encoding EAL domain-containing protein, producing MIFQTGDHSQEWRDYDSQKSTSTYLVVPIYRNSEKWGEIEFKFVPISGESLSDFLEHPSFKIAIFFLVVGFFIYLAFMLRTLKMLDPSAVIPDRVNAAFDTLAEGVIIIDERQQIVLANRSLLQKIGSPIGALLGKNASKLNWKSADETDSEVYLPWQTVLKSGKSSKGAHLKLVNPNGESFKFAINASPIWGGNDTAQGVLITLDDITELEERNSRLQTMVNRLEESQAQVQQQNKELHFLATRDSLTGCLNRRAFFELFDKSFNEALQNDLELSCVMVDIDHFKAVNDNYGHATGDVVIKLLAEVLTTNTRKVDLVGRYGGEEFCLVLPGLSVQEAVTVAERIRLRIKAESAARFENGPWVTASLGVAGIVDKPTDPAELNKFADEALYVAKESGRNRVVRWQLKNQFSENAKPETPLPESQPATGNDTAFTSGTVSALQSRVDELELIASQISSELDYSKHYDQLTGLPNQVLFYDRVRQVIERGQRYSHLAAIFVVDIGMFGMINASLGSVAGDHILQEVANRLNSTFRKSDDISRLTLSRIGGDVFAVLIPELPNKEVITWMVERLMAALATAIEVEQTSIYLTSHVGISVYPADASTVDSLINNAIVAKTFCKKTTSETGFQFFDNHMQDLSIRHLRLDKEIRNAIQNQEWELFYQPKMDIANKTIVGVEALIRWRHPSRGLLAPFEFIDFAEQRGLIVAIGEWVIRAACEKLKYWSELGYSDLCIAVNLSPVQLKQDDFVDRVFAIIAEYQISPRQLELEVTETTLMSNFQAALTSLKRLSSRGIAISIDDFGTGYSSLSYLKNLPVDNLKIDRSFIKDLCHDENDQKIVKMLINIAHSMSMIVIAEGVETQGQFDILADYGCDEIQGYLLSQPVPAGEVIHMLAKGRPN